Proteins co-encoded in one Flavobacterium fluviale genomic window:
- a CDS encoding DUF1349 domain-containing protein, with product MKRILFFTIGFVLFQNLSAQNLNKMQWFNEPEKWEIKNNALIMNVTANSDYWRISHYGFTVDDAPFYYANYGGEFEAKVKLTGNYIARFDQMGLMIRIDEKNYIKTGVEFVDGKFNVSTVVTHDKSDWSVTTLEKVPPFIWIKAVRRLDAVEIFYSFDDKNYIMTRNAPLQDNTPVMIGLMAASPDGKGFEAKFENFTVKHLPDQRRAEWLKNHQ from the coding sequence ATGAAAAGAATATTATTTTTTACGATTGGTTTTGTCTTGTTTCAGAATCTTTCCGCTCAGAATTTGAATAAAATGCAATGGTTTAATGAACCTGAAAAATGGGAAATTAAAAACAATGCCCTAATTATGAATGTTACAGCAAACAGCGATTATTGGAGAATTTCTCACTACGGATTCACAGTTGATGATGCACCTTTTTACTACGCTAATTACGGAGGTGAATTTGAAGCCAAAGTAAAATTAACTGGAAATTACATTGCCCGTTTTGATCAAATGGGATTAATGATTCGTATTGATGAAAAAAATTATATTAAAACAGGGGTAGAGTTTGTTGACGGAAAATTTAATGTAAGTACCGTTGTAACACACGATAAAAGTGATTGGAGCGTAACAACTTTAGAAAAAGTGCCTCCTTTTATTTGGATTAAAGCCGTACGACGATTAGATGCTGTCGAAATATTCTATTCTTTTGATGATAAAAATTATATCATGACTAGAAATGCGCCTTTGCAAGACAATACGCCAGTTATGATTGGTTTAATGGCAGCTTCGCCAGACGGAAAAGGCTTTGAAGCCAAATTTGAGAACTTTACGGTAAAACATTTACCAGATCAGAGAAGAGCGGAATGGTTGAAAAACCACCAATAA